Proteins from a single region of Streptomyces spectabilis:
- a CDS encoding YciI family protein → MEFFCYHRDRVGSLALRAELVEEHWSYMDRYDKELIARGPTFAGDGDTPSGSVHIVDLPDPAAARAFAFDEPNYQAGVYRDVLLRRWRNLLGRTMWDHPGGPADGNRYLVLGLGPAPGPTPAAPPADDDLIAFGPLLSDDATTWLGTAALVRSPDPRTAGEVLRPVRYADVEVHDWEFGGRR, encoded by the coding sequence ATGGAATTCTTCTGCTACCACCGTGACAGGGTCGGCTCCCTGGCCCTGCGCGCGGAACTCGTCGAGGAGCACTGGTCCTACATGGACCGGTACGACAAGGAGCTGATCGCCCGCGGCCCGACCTTCGCGGGCGACGGCGACACACCCAGCGGCAGCGTCCACATCGTCGACCTGCCCGACCCCGCCGCCGCGCGCGCCTTCGCCTTCGACGAGCCGAACTACCAGGCGGGCGTGTACCGGGACGTCCTGCTGCGGCGCTGGCGCAATCTGCTGGGCCGCACGATGTGGGACCACCCCGGCGGCCCCGCCGACGGCAACCGCTACCTGGTCCTGGGCCTGGGCCCCGCCCCCGGCCCGACGCCCGCGGCCCCGCCCGCGGACGACGATCTGATCGCTTTCGGCCCCCTCCTGTCCGACGACGCCACCACCTGGCTGGGCACGGCGGCCCTGGTGCGATCGCCGGATCCGCGGACGGCCGGGGAGGTCCTGAGGCCGGTTCGGTACGCGGACGTCGAAGTGCACGACTGGGAGTTCGGGGGACGCCGCTGA
- a CDS encoding Phenylacetic acid catabolic protein: MESVGELPEEYHEVLTHQMLANGEGELSAGDTYVDSFYPLAPNADERYVCLKFGMEEVDHFRRFAKLLNPLGIDTSHMVNQAVADRRYFPAESMTTRITVWEERAAFSFLCELEGHFQIKEMTTSTYGPLRVEADAILKEEARHFGYGKRLMQEAYDAGGQARDRAQKALDKFYPMALDMFGRPDSRRGRLAVKWGLRQHDNGELRELYKTAIAQHIEKIGFSVPKVDPSQLQFA; the protein is encoded by the coding sequence CCCGAGGAATACCACGAGGTACTGACACATCAGATGCTCGCCAATGGCGAGGGCGAGCTGAGCGCGGGCGACACCTACGTCGATTCGTTCTATCCGCTCGCGCCCAATGCCGACGAACGCTATGTGTGTCTCAAGTTCGGCATGGAAGAGGTCGACCATTTCCGGCGCTTCGCCAAACTGCTCAATCCGCTCGGCATCGACACCTCGCACATGGTGAACCAGGCCGTGGCGGACCGGCGTTACTTCCCGGCCGAGAGCATGACCACCCGGATCACCGTCTGGGAGGAGCGCGCCGCGTTCAGCTTCCTGTGCGAACTCGAAGGTCACTTCCAGATCAAGGAGATGACCACGAGCACCTACGGGCCGCTGCGCGTCGAGGCCGACGCGATCCTCAAGGAGGAGGCCCGGCACTTCGGCTACGGCAAGCGCCTGATGCAGGAGGCGTACGACGCGGGCGGCCAGGCCCGCGACCGGGCGCAGAAGGCGCTCGACAAGTTCTACCCGATGGCGCTCGACATGTTCGGGCGGCCCGACTCCCGCCGCGGCCGCCTCGCCGTCAAGTGGGGTCTGCGCCAGCACGACAACGGCGAGCTGCGCGAGCTCTACAAGACCGCGATCGCGCAGCACATCGAGAAGATCGGCTTCTCCGTGCCCAAGGTCGACCCCTCCCAGCTGCAGTTCGCCTGA
- a CDS encoding helix-turn-helix domain-containing protein, producing the protein MSGVNHEERVSTTGTGGDPADRVGDPGRALGGFLRARRGRVAPEHVGLTGGRRRRVRGLRREELAQLAGISVDYYVRLEQGRATQPSTEVLDALARALGLDAAERTHLVTLADARRGPAPSIPASPLLRGVLDSLAHFPVFATNPRLDVVAWNPLGAELLGGLAEPGRRDPNNARFLFFDPASRDVFPDWEPRAAEAVGQLRAAAGRYPDDAALRALIAELAEGSDDFRRIWDSGVVVMCGAGRKRLRHPVAGLVTLDFEPLHVPAAPEETGIVVHVFSAGDDQEAAAALTRLGDYVSSRER; encoded by the coding sequence ATGAGCGGCGTGAACCACGAAGAGCGCGTGAGCACCACCGGTACCGGCGGTGACCCGGCGGACCGGGTCGGCGACCCGGGGCGGGCCCTCGGCGGCTTCCTGCGCGCCCGGCGAGGGCGCGTCGCGCCGGAGCACGTAGGGCTCACCGGCGGGCGGCGCCGACGGGTGCGCGGGCTGCGCCGCGAGGAGCTGGCCCAGCTCGCGGGCATCAGTGTGGACTACTACGTCCGGCTCGAACAGGGCCGCGCCACCCAGCCGTCCACCGAGGTCCTCGACGCGCTCGCCCGCGCCCTCGGGCTCGACGCGGCCGAGCGCACCCACCTCGTCACCCTGGCCGACGCCCGGCGCGGCCCCGCGCCCAGCATCCCGGCCAGCCCCCTGCTGCGCGGCGTCCTCGACTCCCTCGCGCACTTCCCGGTCTTCGCGACGAACCCCCGCCTGGACGTGGTCGCCTGGAACCCGCTGGGCGCCGAACTGCTCGGCGGGCTCGCCGAGCCGGGCCGCCGCGACCCGAACAACGCGCGGTTCCTCTTCTTCGACCCCGCGTCCCGTGACGTCTTCCCCGACTGGGAGCCGCGGGCCGCGGAGGCCGTGGGCCAGCTGCGCGCCGCCGCCGGGCGCTACCCCGACGACGCGGCACTCCGCGCGCTCATCGCCGAACTGGCCGAGGGCAGCGACGACTTCCGGCGCATCTGGGACAGCGGCGTGGTCGTCATGTGCGGGGCGGGCCGCAAACGCCTGCGCCATCCGGTGGCCGGCCTGGTCACGCTGGACTTCGAGCCGCTGCACGTACCGGCCGCTCCCGAGGAGACGGGCATCGTGGTGCACGTCTTCAGCGCCGGGGACGACCAAGAGGCCGCAGCCGCCCTGACCCGCCTCGGGGACTACGTGTCGAGCCGGGAGAGGTAG
- a CDS encoding NAD(P)H-dependent oxidoreductase — protein MNTITPQQPKKVLVVSAHPEPRSLNASLTSFAVEHLRAAGHEVRVSDLYAMKWKATVDADDFPEHGLGERLHVMDVSERATLAGRLSADVVAEQEKLLWSDAVVLQFPMWWFSAPAILKGWIDRVFTAGFAYGPKVAPPYSEGPLAGRRALLSVTAGARATSFSDRGIHGRVEDVLHPLQHGLFWFTGVRPLDPFAVYGSNALSDERFAAVRQAYGQRLDGLFTDEPVPFRTLVGGDYDHDMRLLPGVEAAGTSGLDLHVRPRTGQ, from the coding sequence ATGAACACGATCACCCCGCAGCAGCCCAAGAAGGTCCTCGTCGTCAGCGCCCACCCGGAGCCGCGGTCCCTCAACGCGTCCCTCACCTCCTTCGCGGTCGAGCACCTGCGCGCCGCGGGCCACGAGGTGCGGGTGTCGGACCTGTACGCGATGAAGTGGAAGGCGACCGTCGACGCCGACGACTTCCCGGAGCACGGCCTGGGCGAGCGCCTCCACGTCATGGACGTCTCCGAGCGGGCCACCCTCGCGGGCCGCCTGTCCGCGGACGTCGTGGCGGAGCAGGAGAAGCTGCTGTGGTCGGACGCGGTGGTCCTGCAGTTCCCGATGTGGTGGTTCTCGGCGCCCGCGATCCTGAAGGGCTGGATCGACCGGGTGTTCACCGCTGGGTTCGCCTACGGGCCCAAGGTGGCACCGCCTTACAGCGAGGGCCCGCTCGCGGGTCGGCGCGCCCTGTTGTCGGTGACGGCCGGGGCCCGCGCGACCTCGTTCTCCGACCGGGGCATCCACGGGCGCGTCGAGGACGTCCTCCATCCCTTGCAGCACGGCCTGTTCTGGTTCACCGGCGTCCGGCCGCTCGACCCGTTCGCGGTGTACGGCTCGAACGCCCTGTCCGACGAGCGGTTCGCCGCGGTCCGACAGGCCTACGGGCAGCGACTCGACGGGCTCTTCACGGACGAGCCGGTCCCCTTCCGGACCCTGGTCGGCGGTGACTACGACCACGACATGCGGCTCCTTCCCGGCGTCGAGGCGGCGGGGACGAGCGGGCTCGACCTGCACGTGCGCCCGCGGACCGGCCAGTAG
- a CDS encoding nitroreductase family protein, with protein MELEAAIRTRRSQHRLIEPAPSDEEFVDLLGWAATAPDHGHLRPWRWILVRGDSRAALGAAFASGAADPEAVRREARKPLRAPLLATLVLVPRRNHRVPDWEQLAASSAMVNSLMLLLHDRGFGSMWRTGPSVDSAGPRLLLDLAPHERIIGWLYVGTPDPTRRAVPRDPVPVGHRVSRFTPPSPVAPRSAVPEGLTSPVP; from the coding sequence ATGGAGTTGGAAGCCGCGATACGCACGCGCCGCAGTCAGCACCGTCTGATCGAACCCGCCCCGAGCGACGAGGAGTTCGTCGATCTGCTCGGCTGGGCCGCGACCGCGCCCGATCACGGCCACCTCCGCCCCTGGCGGTGGATCCTCGTGCGCGGCGACAGCCGGGCGGCGCTCGGCGCGGCCTTCGCGTCCGGCGCCGCCGACCCGGAGGCGGTCCGGCGCGAGGCGCGCAAACCCCTGCGCGCCCCGCTCCTCGCCACCCTGGTGCTCGTCCCCCGGCGCAACCACCGCGTGCCGGACTGGGAGCAACTGGCCGCCAGCAGCGCCATGGTCAACTCGCTGATGCTCCTGCTCCACGACCGCGGCTTCGGCAGCATGTGGCGCACCGGCCCGTCGGTCGACTCGGCGGGCCCCCGCCTCCTGCTGGACCTCGCACCCCACGAACGCATCATCGGCTGGCTCTATGTGGGCACCCCGGACCCCACCCGCCGCGCCGTCCCCCGCGATCCGGTGCCGGTCGGCCACCGGGTCTCCCGGTTCACGCCCCCGTCGCCCGTCGCGCCGCGGTCCGCCGTGCCGGAGGGGCTCACCAGTCCCGTTCCGTAG
- a CDS encoding serine hydrolase domain-containing protein, translated as MALRKSTKAGVVGVAAAALAATAFVAPAGAASDAPSGHRATQRAMDAAVRAGIPGITAQARDGDGVWKAASGVGDLTSGAPRGKNDKFRVGSITKTFVATVLLQLESEGRLDLDDTVEHHLPGLVRGNGNDGNKITVRQLLNHTSGLFDYLADPEYSRTYMEGDGYLKHRYDTLPPKKHVRVALSHQPLFEPGAKHSYSNTNYVLAGLIVEKAGKRTYEKEVRDRIIGPLGLKHTSNPGNSIHLPRPSSRGYSKLFRSSPDRIDDITEMNGSQGWADGDIISTAGDLTRFYSALLRGKLLPPKQLKAMKTTVAVPGSSTRYGLGISRLRTGCGTTLWGHGGGMIGWLSMAVSTEDGRHQLAYNYNGDWETSHMPKIVDAEYCGTS; from the coding sequence ATGGCGTTACGGAAGAGCACGAAGGCAGGCGTGGTGGGGGTCGCGGCGGCGGCGCTGGCGGCCACCGCGTTCGTGGCACCCGCCGGGGCGGCGTCGGACGCGCCGTCCGGGCACCGGGCCACGCAGCGCGCGATGGACGCGGCCGTGCGGGCGGGCATCCCCGGCATCACCGCCCAGGCACGCGACGGCGACGGCGTCTGGAAGGCCGCCTCGGGCGTCGGCGACCTGACGTCGGGCGCGCCGCGCGGCAAGAACGACAAGTTCCGCGTCGGCAGCATCACCAAGACGTTCGTGGCGACCGTCCTGCTCCAACTGGAGTCCGAGGGAAGACTCGACCTCGACGACACCGTGGAGCACCATCTTCCCGGCCTCGTACGCGGCAACGGCAACGACGGCAACAAGATCACCGTCCGGCAGCTGCTCAACCACACCAGCGGCCTGTTCGACTACCTGGCCGACCCCGAGTACAGCCGCACGTACATGGAAGGCGACGGCTACCTCAAGCACCGCTACGACACCCTGCCGCCCAAGAAGCACGTGCGGGTGGCGCTGTCCCACCAGCCCCTGTTCGAGCCCGGCGCGAAGCACTCGTACTCCAACACCAACTACGTCCTGGCCGGGCTGATCGTCGAGAAGGCCGGCAAGAGGACGTACGAGAAGGAGGTCCGCGACCGCATCATCGGGCCGCTGGGCCTGAAGCACACCTCCAACCCGGGCAACAGCATCCACCTGCCCCGCCCCAGCAGCCGCGGCTACTCCAAGCTGTTCAGGTCGTCCCCCGACCGGATCGACGACATCACCGAGATGAACGGGTCGCAGGGCTGGGCCGACGGCGACATCATCTCCACCGCGGGCGACCTCACCCGCTTCTACAGCGCCCTGCTGCGCGGCAAGCTCCTGCCCCCGAAGCAGCTGAAGGCGATGAAGACCACCGTCGCCGTCCCCGGATCCTCGACGAGGTACGGGCTCGGCATCTCACGCCTCAGGACGGGCTGCGGCACGACCCTGTGGGGCCACGGCGGCGGCATGATCGGCTGGCTCTCCATGGCCGTGTCCACGGAGGACGGCCGCCATCAGCTCGCCTACAACTACAACGGCGACTGGGAGACTTCGCACATGCCGAAGATCGTCGACGCCGAGTACTGCGGGACGTCATGA
- a CDS encoding styrene monooxygenase/indole monooxygenase family protein, with product MRRIAIVGAGQAGLQLGLGLLGAGYDVTLVAERRPDEVRGGRVTSTQLMFGPALALERAAGLAFWDDDTPVMPGFELSNWDPEGRPDAPVRRFSAPFDAEVRSVDQRVKLAAWLELFEERGGRVEYRSVGPAEVAALAAAHELTVLATGRSGLSALFGRDDARSIFDRPQRSLACFYVRGGRHDADDPAAAYVRNTGVPPTGDVIMLRALTVGGPCDILLFEGRWGGAYDCWGDRPEPAAGLRRALGLLRTYAPWEYARFRDAEPTDPGAALYGAVTPVVRHPVARVDGDLRVLGMADAITVHDPITGQGANNAARAAACYLDAIVERGGRPFDEPWMRETFAVYWENARHTHAFTDLMLRDPQPEHVRRAVGAAFDHPETAHRFANGYADPLTYRDWLMDPSGAEAYLSRLDT from the coding sequence GTGCGCAGGATCGCGATCGTGGGAGCCGGGCAGGCCGGGCTGCAGCTCGGCCTCGGGCTCCTCGGGGCCGGGTACGACGTCACGCTCGTCGCCGAGCGGCGGCCGGACGAGGTGCGCGGCGGCCGGGTCACCTCGACCCAGCTCATGTTCGGGCCCGCGCTGGCGCTCGAGCGGGCGGCGGGCCTCGCCTTCTGGGACGACGACACCCCCGTGATGCCGGGGTTCGAGCTGAGCAACTGGGACCCGGAGGGCCGACCGGACGCACCGGTGCGGCGGTTCAGCGCGCCCTTCGACGCCGAGGTGCGCTCCGTGGACCAGCGGGTCAAGCTCGCGGCCTGGCTGGAGCTGTTCGAGGAGCGCGGCGGCCGCGTCGAGTACCGCTCCGTCGGCCCCGCAGAGGTGGCCGCGCTCGCCGCCGCGCACGAGCTGACCGTGCTCGCCACCGGCCGGAGCGGCCTGTCCGCGCTCTTCGGCCGCGACGACGCCCGGTCGATCTTCGACCGGCCGCAGCGCTCCCTCGCCTGCTTCTACGTGCGTGGCGGCCGCCACGACGCCGACGACCCGGCCGCCGCGTACGTACGCAACACGGGGGTGCCGCCGACCGGCGACGTGATCATGCTGCGGGCGCTCACGGTCGGCGGGCCCTGCGACATCCTGCTGTTCGAGGGCCGCTGGGGCGGCGCCTACGACTGCTGGGGCGACCGGCCGGAACCCGCCGCCGGCCTTCGGCGGGCGCTCGGCCTGCTGCGGACGTACGCGCCCTGGGAGTACGCGCGGTTCCGCGACGCCGAGCCGACCGACCCGGGTGCCGCCCTGTACGGCGCGGTCACGCCCGTGGTCCGCCATCCGGTGGCACGCGTGGACGGTGACCTGCGCGTCCTCGGCATGGCGGACGCAATCACCGTCCACGATCCCATCACCGGGCAGGGCGCGAACAACGCGGCCCGGGCGGCGGCCTGTTACCTCGACGCCATCGTCGAGCGGGGCGGGCGCCCCTTCGACGAGCCGTGGATGCGGGAGACGTTCGCCGTGTACTGGGAGAACGCCCGGCACACGCACGCCTTCACCGACCTGATGCTGCGGGACCCGCAGCCCGAGCACGTACGGCGCGCCGTCGGGGCCGCCTTCGACCACCCCGAGACCGCCCACCGCTTCGCCAACGGCTATGCCGATCCGCTCACTTACCGCGACTGGCTGATGGACCCGTCCGGCGCGGAGGCCTACCTCTCCCGGCTCGACACGTAG
- a CDS encoding DUF4291 domain-containing protein, with translation MSSQYQIRADHDARTIVVYQAYSPAIADAALRAGRFVAPFSFHRMTWIKPSFLWLMHRSNWARKPGQERVLAVRISREGWEEALSRAVLTTSDPAAVGQAAVHVQWDPERSARGAALNHYSIQVGVGRQLIRTFTDDWIVSLTDLTPQVRKAAALVQTGHAAKAQRLLPAERVYPLPRALEDRLSPRG, from the coding sequence ATGTCATCCCAGTACCAGATCCGTGCCGACCACGACGCCCGCACGATCGTCGTCTACCAGGCGTACTCGCCCGCCATCGCGGACGCGGCGCTGCGGGCGGGCCGCTTCGTCGCGCCGTTCTCGTTCCACCGGATGACGTGGATCAAGCCCTCCTTCCTGTGGCTGATGCACCGCAGCAACTGGGCCCGCAAGCCGGGGCAGGAGCGCGTCCTGGCGGTGCGGATCAGCCGTGAGGGCTGGGAGGAGGCCCTGTCCCGGGCCGTCCTGACGACCTCGGATCCGGCGGCCGTGGGACAGGCGGCCGTGCACGTCCAGTGGGACCCGGAGCGCTCGGCGCGCGGAGCGGCGCTGAACCACTACAGCATCCAGGTCGGCGTCGGCCGCCAGCTGATCCGTACGTTCACCGACGACTGGATCGTCTCCCTCACCGACCTCACCCCCCAGGTCCGCAAGGCCGCCGCACTCGTACAGACCGGGCATGCCGCCAAGGCCCAGCGACTGCTCCCCGCAGAGCGGGTCTACCCGCTGCCCCGGGCGTTGGAGGACCGCCTCTCACCGCGCGGATGA
- a CDS encoding Leu/Phe/Val dehydrogenase, translated as MSVFDEIDGHEQVLFSTGPGGLRCVIAIHSTLLGPALGGVRFLPYRDEDQAISDALRLSRAMTYKAACAGLDIGGGKAVIFGGAGVEKSEPMLRAFGQAVESLSGRFIAACDMGITTADLRVMRKESQWIRGLDAAEGGSGESGAMTAYGVSLGIRACLRHLDDSESLEGRHVAIDGVGKVGARLATLLAEDGARLWVADIDQEKAERVARACGAEVVSREKLYLLDVDVLSPNAIGNVIDADLVDRLRCRIVAGGANNQLAAPTVADRLAARGVLYAPDFVINALGLIQVVDELHPAGHDMNRVRQRAELIPERLAEIFNRAHHLRISTAAAAISMARDRLAAVRTVRSFWLPPRCA; from the coding sequence ATGAGTGTGTTCGACGAAATAGACGGCCATGAGCAAGTGCTTTTCAGTACCGGTCCCGGCGGGCTCCGGTGCGTCATCGCCATTCATTCGACGCTGTTGGGCCCCGCGCTCGGCGGCGTCCGCTTCCTTCCCTACCGGGACGAAGACCAGGCGATCAGCGACGCGTTGCGCCTCTCGCGCGCCATGACGTACAAAGCGGCCTGCGCGGGGCTCGACATCGGGGGCGGGAAAGCGGTCATCTTCGGTGGCGCGGGCGTGGAGAAGTCCGAGCCGATGCTCCGCGCGTTCGGGCAGGCGGTCGAGAGCCTTTCCGGCCGGTTCATCGCCGCCTGCGACATGGGCATCACCACCGCCGACCTGCGGGTCATGCGGAAGGAGTCCCAGTGGATCCGCGGCCTCGACGCCGCGGAGGGCGGCTCCGGCGAGTCGGGCGCGATGACCGCGTACGGCGTGAGCCTCGGCATCCGGGCGTGTCTGCGGCACCTCGACGACAGCGAGAGCCTGGAGGGCCGCCACGTCGCCATCGACGGCGTCGGCAAGGTGGGGGCCCGGCTCGCGACGCTCCTGGCCGAGGACGGCGCCCGTCTCTGGGTGGCCGACATCGACCAGGAGAAGGCCGAGCGGGTGGCCCGCGCCTGCGGGGCGGAGGTCGTCAGCCGGGAGAAGCTCTATCTGCTCGACGTGGACGTCCTCAGCCCGAACGCGATCGGCAACGTCATCGACGCCGACCTCGTGGACCGGCTCCGCTGCCGGATCGTCGCGGGCGGGGCCAACAACCAGCTCGCCGCGCCGACGGTCGCGGACCGGCTCGCGGCCCGCGGCGTCCTGTACGCGCCGGACTTCGTCATCAACGCGCTCGGTCTGATCCAGGTGGTCGACGAGCTGCATCCCGCGGGCCACGACATGAACCGGGTCAGGCAGCGCGCCGAACTCATCCCCGAGCGGCTCGCGGAGATCTTCAACCGGGCCCACCACCTGCGGATCAGCACGGCCGCCGCCGCGATCAGCATGGCGCGGGACCGGCTCGCGGCGGTGCGGACGGTGCGGTCGTTCTGGCTGCCGCCGCGGTGCGCCTGA